The sequence below is a genomic window from Acidobacteriota bacterium.
GAGAGCCCCCGGACCACCCCGATGAACCGCGCGTTGCGCCTGCATCCTGCCGCCCCGTCAGAACGCCTGTCCTATGCTGAGGTGAAACGCGTACGCCCGCTCTCGAGAACCGCTCGGCAGCGCGCGGGGATCGAGTTTCCACCCGACGTCGAAGCGGATCGGTCCGATGGGCGATCGGTAGCGGATGCCGACGCCCGCTCCTGCCCGCAGGTCGGTCAGGTCGAGGTCGCTCGCGCGGGCGAACACGTTGCCGGCATCGAGGAAGACCACGCCGCCGAGGGCGCGCGCCACCGGGAAGCGCAACTCGGTGTTCAGGATGACGAGGCCGTTGCCGCCGGTCGGGAACCCGTCCTGATCGATCGTCCCCGGCGCGCCGACCCGATCGAGGGCGAAGCCCCGGATGGTCGTATCGCCGCCGGCATAGAAGCGCTCGCTCGCCGGCACGTCCTTGACGACATCGGTCGGCTCCCCGTCGGGTCCGGGCACGATGTCCACGGTCCGCGCGAAGCCCGTGGCGAGGCCGAGCCGCACGCCGGTGGCCACGACCACCCTGTCGGTGCCGGGAAGCCGGCGATAGACGAATCCCTGCCAGAAGCCCTTGACGTAGCCGACCTCCGAGCCAATGGCGCGCGCGGCGACCTCTCCCTCGAGGCCCACGAGTGAGCCTCGGAGGGGGTCGAGCGGATCGTCGCGCGTGTCGCGCACCGACGCGGCCGAGAAGTTCGACAGGGTGACCTGCGGGAACAGCCGGTCGATGAGCGGTTTGTCCTCGGGGTTGTACCGCTCGTCGAAGAGCACGGTCTTGCCGTATCCGTACCGCCCGATCACGGTCAAGTCGCGGCCGATGCGGCGCGACATCTCGGCGTTGACCAGCCGCCGCCGGAAGTTGAAGCTCGAGCGGATCGCCTGCTCGACGACCGCCGACACCTGCGCGTCGGCCACGGTGCCGAACGCCCGTGGCTCGCGGAAGGTCCCGAGCACGCGGTACTCGTTCAGGCCGAAGCCCGAGTCGCCCCCCGCCGCCGAGTCGGCCGCGTCGCGCCGCCGGAAGCTCGCGCGCGAGAAGAGGTTCACCGAGCGGTTCTTGCCCCAGAGATTCCGGCGCCCGATCTCGAAGAAGCCCCGCGGCGCGAACTCGAGCCGCTCCACCGCGACGTCGGTCGCCGCGTCCGCGGCGCGCCGGAGGCGTCGACCGCCCTCGAGCCCGGCGCCGTAGCCGATGCTGGTGGCCGGGGCCTCCTCGACGTCGACGATTACGTCGCGCGCGAGGCGCCCCGGCAGCGGCACGTCGTCGACCCGCACCCGCCGGAACAGCCCGAGCGCGCTCAGCCGCTGCTGGGTCTGGACCAGCGCCTCGAGGCTCAACGGCTCGCCCGGCGCGACGACGAGCTCCCGCTGGATGGTGCGCAGCGACGTCCGGCGGTTGCCGACGACGAGGACCTGGTCGACGCGGATCTGGTCGCCCTCGCGCACCTCGAAGACGATGTCGACCGCCTCCGGCCTCGAGTCGCGGTCGACGACGATGTCGACGGCGGCGTCGCCGTATCCTCGATTGAGATAGGCGAGCAGCACGCTCTGACGGTCGGCCGCGAGCTGCGCGGGGTTGAAGGGCGCGCCCGGCACGAGGCGCAGGACCGCGCGCAGTTCGGTCTCGTCGACCTGCGCCACGCCCGCGAAGCGGATGGACGAGACACGGCGCCGCGCACCCTCGGTGACGACGAGGCGCGGCACGACCACGTCGGCCGAGGCCGTCGGCGGCATCGCGTCGGTGACGACGAGGCGCTCCACGCGGACGGCCGTGAACCCGCGCCGCTGGTACAGCGCCCGAATCGCGTCGACGTCGCGATCGAGCGCGGCCTCGACCAACGGCGCGCCGGCCCGCTGTGTCAGGAGCGCCTCGACGTCGACCCGGGGCAGCGCCTCGACGCCGACGACGTCGACCCGGCCGATGGTCGCGGGGCGTCCGCGGCTCACCCTGAAGACCACGGTGAGCGCGTCGTCGTCTTCCTCCCGCTCGTAGTCGGCGGTGGCCCGCCAGTAGCCCTGCTGGCGCAGGAAGTCCTCGATGCGCCGCTTGGAGTCCTCCAGGAGATCCTCGTCGACCGACCCTTCGCGCGCCACGGGCACGAGCTCGCCCAGCCGGTTCTGCGGCAGCGGATCGCCCTCGAAGCGCAACGTCACCAGGGGGCCGGGGTCGACGTCGATCGTCACGTCGACGAGCGCCTCGGCCACGCGCCGCGCCTCGTGGGTGGAGACGACGGCCTGATAGTAGCCGCGGTCGCGCAGCGACTGGGTGTATCGCTCGACGCGGCGTTCCACGTCGCCGCGGTTCCAGTGACGCCCACTCGAGAGACCGAGCCGCTCGGCCAGGCGCGCGCGATCGGCGGCGGGAACGTCGCCCGCGAGCTCGACGCGGCCCACGCGCGACCGGACGCCCGCGTCGACCTCTAACACGACCCGTGCGCGGTCGGGTTCCGGGCGCGCCACGAGCCGCGGCTCGACACGCGCGTCGAAATACCCGAGCGAGAGGTAGTGACGCTCGAGGGCGTCGACCGCAGCGGGCACCCGCGTGGCCGACGTCACGGGGCCGACCTGCTCGGACACCACCTGCCGCAGCCGGCGCGAGGAGACCCCGAGGTCGCCGCGAAACTCCAGCCGCTCGACGACCCGCAGGGGCACGAGATCGTAGGTGAGCGCCACGCCGAGCCCATCGAGGCGCGCGTCGACGCGGATGTCCTCGAACCGGCCGAGGCTGAAGAGGCGGCCGATGGTCTCCCGCACGCGCGCCATCGCCAGCGGCTGGCCCGGCCGGGTCGTGACGATGCCCCGAAGCTGCGCGTCGTCGGTGGGCTGACCGGCGATCTCGAGGCGCACGGTGGTGACGGGCACGCCGACCAGCGCGTCGACCTGGGCCGCCGCCGGCACGGCCGGCACCCCCAGCCACACGGCCAGGGCGACGGCGACCGGCAGGACGCGGCTCGGCATCCCCGTTATCAGAACACGCGCCGCACGAGCACGTCCACCGCGTAGGTCCGGTCTTCGTTCTGCGACACGATCCAGGCCAGCCGATCGCTCTGGTTGTACTCGAGCAGGATGATCTGGTCGCGGGTCGACGCGTTGAGCGCGCGCGAGTACGTCAGGTAGGCCCGATCGGAGATGCGCTTGCCGATTGTGAGGCGCGCCGACGGGTTGAGGCGGGCCGACTGCTGCGCCGACAGGTCGCCGAGCCACGGCGTGATCTGCACCGAGTCGACACCGAAAGTATCCTCGACGACGCGTCCGACGCCCGACGCGATCGGGCTGGCCAGGAGGCTGGCTGCGCGCGTCGCGAGCAGGTCCTGCTCGGCGAGGTCGGGCGACCGCAGGGCGCGCAGCTCCGCATCCTGCAGGTCGCGCGCGCCTCCGAAGAGCAGCGCCAGGATCTCGACCGTCGCCAGCGGCGGGTCCGACGAGAGGTCGAACACGAACCGATCGGGCGTGCCCGACACGCGGAAGGTGACGCGGTACACCTGGCCGGGGACACGCGCCCGGGTCTCGGCCTCGATGTCGAAGAACGGCTCGATGCGCGTCGGGTTCGCGAAGTCGATCGTGCCGCGGGTCACCTGGTAGCGGTTGCCCTCGAACAACACCTCGCCGCGATCGACCTCGACCCGCCCGACGAGCAGCGGCCGATCGTAGTCGCCCCGCAGCGTCAGCTCGGCACTCGACACGAGCCGGGCCACACGGTTCTCGATGCGGAGCGTCGAGGGCGCCACGACCCGCACGTCGAAGCGGATCGGGATGAGCGAGGGTTCGGCCGCCGGCGCGGGGGGACGCGCGTCGCCCCCGCCGGCGAGGCCGAGCCACCCGGCGCCGCCGGCGTCGAACGGCCGGTCCCACAGCGCGCTCCTGACGGTGACCGACCCGGTGAGCAGCGGCTCGTAGAAGTCGCCGCGCAACGCGAGGTCGGCGTCGACGAGCGAGCGGAAGCCCTCCGGGTACCGCAGGCGCATGTTCGTCCCGACGGCCGTCACGGCATAGTCGCCGGGCGTGAGCCCGCGGAAGGCCAGGCGCCCGCCGAAGCGGACGTCACCGCCGCCCAGACGTCCCGTCAGACCGTCGAAGCGCACGCCGTCGGCGCCGAACTCGACGCGCCCGTTCAGCGCCTCGATGGCGTGGGGCAGCGAGAAGTGCCGCACGCGGCCGTCGGTCACCGTGGCACTGCCGACGAGGACCGGCTGCTCGAGCGTGCCGCGGACCTCCGCCTGCACCTCGGCCGAGCCCGACGAGCGCAGGTCGCGGAAGATGCCCTGGAGAATGCCCAGGTTCGCGTCGCCGAGCCCGCGTATCGCCAGGCGGTCGTCCGCGAACCGGACCTCACCGGTCATCTCGAGCTCGGTCCCTTCGCCCACCAGCCGGAGCCGGTCCACGGTGAGCACCTCGCGGTCGAAGGCGAACCTCAGGTTGCCGTCGTTCTGCACCCGGTAGTCGAACAGCCGCAGGTCGGCCGCCTCGACGACGGCCTCCGCCCGCACGTGCTCGCGGTGCTGCAGCTCGCCGTTGACGCGGATCGTCCCGCTCGCCACGAGCGTGGTGAACGGCGACAGCTGGGGCAGAAGGGTCCGGACGTACGGGTCGATCGACGTCTCCGAGAACCGGATCGTCAGCTCCGCGTCCGATTCCGGCGTGAGCGCCACACGTCCGCTCACCGACACGGCCAGACGCGGCGAGGCGGCCTCGAGCAGATCGATGGTGAGCGTCTGATCGCGCACCGACAGGCGGGCGGTGACCTCGCCGACCCCCTCGTCGCGCAGGAACAGGTCCTCGATGCGGGCCCGCGTTTCGTACCGGGGCGATTCGAACTGGCCCGTGCCCGACGCCGTGAAGAACAGCACGCCCGAGAGCGGCGCCTCGGGGTACTGGAACACTTCCACCTCCTCGACGGGAATGCGGCGGCCGTCGGCGCTGAACGAGTAGGTGCCGTCCCAGCCGACGAACGCCGCCCCGGTGACGAGCCCCGTCGACTTGGCGATCTCGATGCCGTCGATGCGCACGCCGGCGCCCTCGAAGCGCAAGCCGGCGGACCCGCGCTCGAACGACTGCCCGTACGCCACGCCTGGTTCGATCACGAGCCGGCCGAACCCGTGCGGGGCCTCGTACCGATCGTAGACGTGGAACTCGCCCGACAGGGCGCCCGTCACGGGGTAATCGTCGATCCCGAACGCGTGGCGGAGATCGACGACGTCCCAGCGCGCGATCCTGACGCGGGCGTCGATCTCCTCGCCTCCGTCCCGGCGCGGGTAGCCGATCGCGAACCGTCCGTCGACGTCCATGCGCGCCTCGCCCGAGGTCACGACTGCCCGTGACACCGTCGCGTACGCATCTTCGATGACCACGTCGCCCTCGACCCGCCCCCACGTCACGTCGAAGGCCCGCATCGCCTGCCCGGTGAATCGTCCCTCGATCCGCGAGTCGGCGAAGGTGCCGGTCATCCGGCCGTCGAACTCGCCGAAACCCCCGATGGGCACGGCACGCGAGGGGGAGCCCACGGCGGTCAGGATGCCGGCCAGAAGGCGGTCGCTCTCCTGCCAGTCGGCGCTCGTCACGTGAAACGGCAGGTCGGACTCGCGGAGGTAGGCCGTGCGGCCCTCGAACGCCACGTACGTCCTCGAAGACGCCGCGTAGCTCGGCGAGAACTCGATCCACTCCGGCCCGAACCCGTAGCGGATCTCACCGCCGACGGCCACGGGCGCGATGAGCGGCTCGGGGTTGAACGGCCCGACGGGCGGGCCGAGCGCGGCCGTGCGATCGGCGAGTCCGGGGTCGAGCGTTCGCCCCTGCAGCGCCACGTCGCCTGGCGGCGCGGCGACGATCTCGCCCTCGCCCCTCCGGTCCCTGAACCGGCCGAGCGGCCACTCGAGCAGGTTGCGCCCGCGCGCGCGGCCCATCACGCGGATCCCGTCGAGCTCGAAGAAGTCCGACAACGCCAGCAGGTCGACGTCCTCGTACGTCGCGTCGAAGCGTGCGATCGCCGGCAGCCCGTCATCGTCGCCAAGCGGGGCCATCGAGTACGTGAAGCGCGCGCGCCCCCCGGAAAACCCCGAGGTGGCCTCGGTCACGTCGAACCGCTCGGGCAGCCACACCAGGGCGCCCGCGAGGTCGGGAAAGCGGAAGTCGTTGACGCCCGCCATCGCGCTGCGGAACGTCCCCTTCAGCTCGCGGCCGCCCTTGTACAGGTGGAACGTCCCGTCGAAGTGGCCCTCGCCGAAGAGCGAGAAGTCGTCGCCCGCGAAGAACAGCTCGCGCATCCGGGGAAAATCGACGCGGGACTTGACGACGTAGATCTGCTCCGGCCAGCGCGCCAGGTCGACCTCGCCGGTCACGTCGGACGTCGCCCCGTCCGAGTCGAGCCGGAGCCGGTCGATCAGGATCTTGCCGTCGACGATCGCGAAGGAGCACGACATGTCGGCCCACATGGGCTCGAACTGCTGAATCTGCACCGTGCCGCCCGAGAAGCGGGCCTCGCCCCGGTAGTCGTCCAGCTTCGCGACCGTGACGTCGAGATTGCGCGCGATGGTGCTCCACGGCGTCCCGTGGTCCTCGAGGGTGAACTGGCCACGCTCGGCGCGCACGAGCTGCACGGTCGTCACGAAGCGCGACGGGCCGCCGCCCGGCTCACGTCTGGGGATGCGGATGAAGTTGTGGACGTCGCCGGGGAAGGTCTCGACGAGCATCTCCCAGTCGGACAGCACCACCGACTCGATGAAGAGCTCGCCGGTGACGATCGACCACCAGGGCATCCTGATGTCGAGGCGCCGGGCGGTGAAGAAGGGGCGGTCGTCGGGACGGAGGCCCTCGATGCGGAGGTCCTCGACGACGAAGCGGCCGCGCAGCAGGTTCACCGACAGCCGCCCGAGGTGGAGCGGCCGGTTGATCTGCTTCGCCCCCTCGCGCTCGGCCAGGTCGCGGAGCGCGGGACCGAAGTCGATGCTGAGCACGCCGACGACGACGACGGCGATCGTCACGGCGATGGCGACGATGGCGCCGCGGCCCGCAAGGTGCAGGGATCGCCCGATGCGGCGCAGCGGGCCCCGCCGGGGTGGCGGGGCGCCCGGGCCGTGCGTCTCGTGGTCGGACGCCGCCGGGCGATCGGGAGTGTCCACCGTCTGTCTACTCCACGACCACGAGCAGCCGCCCCGCCTCCACCGACGCGCCCTCGCGGGCCGCCACGTCCTTGACGCGCCCGCCGCGGGGCGCCGACAGCTCGTTCTCCATCTTCATGGCTTCGACGACGACGAGCGGCTGTTTGGCGGCCACCTCGTCTCCGGGCGAGACGAGCACGCGCAGCACCCGGCCAGGCATCGGCGCCGTGATGCGCTGCTCCCCGGCGCCGCCAGCGGCGGCCGTCGCGCGGCGGCGCCGTCCGTTGACGACGACGGGAATCGTCCCGGTGTGGAGGTAGGCCGTGAGCTCGCCCGGCTCGAGGCCCTTCGAGAAGCCGACCTCCCGGCTCTGGTTGCCGCGGTCGGGCAGGATGAGCGATACCGTGCCCGGGTCGACGCGCCACGCGTCGACTTCGCGGACCGCGCCGTCAATCGACAGCCGGTAGCGATGGGAGTCGCCGCCGACGGGCTCAATCCGCACGGCGCGCCGGTGCCCGTTGATTTCGATTTCGAAGGTCATCGCAGCCCCACGCGGCGGCCTGCCTGCTTCCAGGCGGAGCCGCCTCGTCCGGTCGTCGGCGCCGAGGCGGACGACGCCTGCGAAGCCGAGAAATACGCGTGCAGCGCCGTCGCCACGAGCGCCACCTCCTCCGAGTCCTCCGGCGCGGCGACGAACGGACGCCCGGCGCGCGTCGCCAGCTCGCGATCGAGCGAGGTGGTGTCGAACCGCCCGGCGTGGAAGTCGTCGGTGCCGAGAATCCACTGGAAGAACGGGATCGTCGTCCGGATGCCACGCACCTCGTACTCGGAGAGCGCGCGGCGCATGCGGGCGATGGCCTGCGGCCGGTCCTCGCCCCACGCGACGAGCTTCGAGATGAGCGAGTCGTAGTAGATGGGGACCTCGAAGCCCTCGGCCACGCCGCTGTCGTCGCGGATGCCCGGCCCCGCCGGCACGCGCAGCCCGAGCAGGCGTCCCGGGCACGGCAGGAACCGGTTGTCCGGATCCTCGGCGTAGATCCGGCATTCGATGGCGTGGCCGCGAGGCGTGAGCGCCGCCTCCGGGTCGATGGTGAGCCGCTCGCCGCGCGCGATGCGAATCTGCCACTGCACGAGATCGATCCCCGTCACCATCTCGGTGATGGGATGCTCGACCTGCAGCCGCGTGTTCATCTCGAGGAAGTAGAACTCGCCGTCACCATCGACGAGGAACTCGATCGTCCCGGCGTTGGTGTAGCCGACCGTGCGTGCCACCGACGCGGCGGCCTCGGCCATCCGGCGGCGAAGATCGGGCGTGACGGCCACCGACGGCGCCTCCTCGACGACCTTCTGGTGCCGCCGCTGGATCGAACACTCGCGCTCGACGAACGGGATGACCGTACCGTGGTGGTCGCCGAGGAGTTGCACCTCGATGTGGCGCGGCCCGACGAGGCGCCGTTCGAAGTAGACGGCCGATTCGCCGAACGCCGACCCGGCCTCCGACCGCGCGGCGC
It includes:
- a CDS encoding BamA/TamA family outer membrane protein → MPSRVLPVAVALAVWLGVPAVPAAAQVDALVGVPVTTVRLEIAGQPTDDAQLRGIVTTRPGQPLAMARVRETIGRLFSLGRFEDIRVDARLDGLGVALTYDLVPLRVVERLEFRGDLGVSSRRLRQVVSEQVGPVTSATRVPAAVDALERHYLSLGYFDARVEPRLVARPEPDRARVVLEVDAGVRSRVGRVELAGDVPAADRARLAERLGLSSGRHWNRGDVERRVERYTQSLRDRGYYQAVVSTHEARRVAEALVDVTIDVDPGPLVTLRFEGDPLPQNRLGELVPVAREGSVDEDLLEDSKRRIEDFLRQQGYWRATADYEREEDDDALTVVFRVSRGRPATIGRVDVVGVEALPRVDVEALLTQRAGAPLVEAALDRDVDAIRALYQRRGFTAVRVERLVVTDAMPPTASADVVVPRLVVTEGARRRVSSIRFAGVAQVDETELRAVLRLVPGAPFNPAQLAADRQSVLLAYLNRGYGDAAVDIVVDRDSRPEAVDIVFEVREGDQIRVDQVLVVGNRRTSLRTIQRELVVAPGEPLSLEALVQTQQRLSALGLFRRVRVDDVPLPGRLARDVIVDVEEAPATSIGYGAGLEGGRRLRRAADAATDVAVERLEFAPRGFFEIGRRNLWGKNRSVNLFSRASFRRRDAADSAAGGDSGFGLNEYRVLGTFREPRAFGTVADAQVSAVVEQAIRSSFNFRRRLVNAEMSRRIGRDLTVIGRYGYGKTVLFDERYNPEDKPLIDRLFPQVTLSNFSAASVRDTRDDPLDPLRGSLVGLEGEVAARAIGSEVGYVKGFWQGFVYRRLPGTDRVVVATGVRLGLATGFARTVDIVPGPDGEPTDVVKDVPASERFYAGGDTTIRGFALDRVGAPGTIDQDGFPTGGNGLVILNTELRFPVARALGGVVFLDAGNVFARASDLDLTDLRAGAGVGIRYRSPIGPIRFDVGWKLDPRALPSGSRERAYAFHLSIGQAF
- a CDS encoding translocation/assembly module TamB domain-containing protein; translation: MDTPDRPAASDHETHGPGAPPPRRGPLRRIGRSLHLAGRGAIVAIAVTIAVVVVGVLSIDFGPALRDLAEREGAKQINRPLHLGRLSVNLLRGRFVVEDLRIEGLRPDDRPFFTARRLDIRMPWWSIVTGELFIESVVLSDWEMLVETFPGDVHNFIRIPRREPGGGPSRFVTTVQLVRAERGQFTLEDHGTPWSTIARNLDVTVAKLDDYRGEARFSGGTVQIQQFEPMWADMSCSFAIVDGKILIDRLRLDSDGATSDVTGEVDLARWPEQIYVVKSRVDFPRMRELFFAGDDFSLFGEGHFDGTFHLYKGGRELKGTFRSAMAGVNDFRFPDLAGALVWLPERFDVTEATSGFSGGRARFTYSMAPLGDDDGLPAIARFDATYEDVDLLALSDFFELDGIRVMGRARGRNLLEWPLGRFRDRRGEGEIVAAPPGDVALQGRTLDPGLADRTAALGPPVGPFNPEPLIAPVAVGGEIRYGFGPEWIEFSPSYAASSRTYVAFEGRTAYLRESDLPFHVTSADWQESDRLLAGILTAVGSPSRAVPIGGFGEFDGRMTGTFADSRIEGRFTGQAMRAFDVTWGRVEGDVVIEDAYATVSRAVVTSGEARMDVDGRFAIGYPRRDGGEEIDARVRIARWDVVDLRHAFGIDDYPVTGALSGEFHVYDRYEAPHGFGRLVIEPGVAYGQSFERGSAGLRFEGAGVRIDGIEIAKSTGLVTGAAFVGWDGTYSFSADGRRIPVEEVEVFQYPEAPLSGVLFFTASGTGQFESPRYETRARIEDLFLRDEGVGEVTARLSVRDQTLTIDLLEAASPRLAVSVSGRVALTPESDAELTIRFSETSIDPYVRTLLPQLSPFTTLVASGTIRVNGELQHREHVRAEAVVEAADLRLFDYRVQNDGNLRFAFDREVLTVDRLRLVGEGTELEMTGEVRFADDRLAIRGLGDANLGILQGIFRDLRSSGSAEVQAEVRGTLEQPVLVGSATVTDGRVRHFSLPHAIEALNGRVEFGADGVRFDGLTGRLGGGDVRFGGRLAFRGLTPGDYAVTAVGTNMRLRYPEGFRSLVDADLALRGDFYEPLLTGSVTVRSALWDRPFDAGGAGWLGLAGGGDARPPAPAAEPSLIPIRFDVRVVAPSTLRIENRVARLVSSAELTLRGDYDRPLLVGRVEVDRGEVLFEGNRYQVTRGTIDFANPTRIEPFFDIEAETRARVPGQVYRVTFRVSGTPDRFVFDLSSDPPLATVEILALLFGGARDLQDAELRALRSPDLAEQDLLATRAASLLASPIASGVGRVVEDTFGVDSVQITPWLGDLSAQQSARLNPSARLTIGKRISDRAYLTYSRALNASTRDQIILLEYNQSDRLAWIVSQNEDRTYAVDVLVRRVF
- a CDS encoding acetyl-CoA carboxylase biotin carboxyl carrier protein subunit produces the protein MTFEIEINGHRRAVRIEPVGGDSHRYRLSIDGAVREVDAWRVDPGTVSLILPDRGNQSREVGFSKGLEPGELTAYLHTGTIPVVVNGRRRRATAAAGGAGEQRITAPMPGRVLRVLVSPGDEVAAKQPLVVVEAMKMENELSAPRGGRVKDVAAREGASVEAGRLLVVVE
- a CDS encoding acetyl-CoA carboxylase biotin carboxylase subunit, with the translated sequence MKKILVANRGEIAVRVMRACRDMGIRSVAVYSDCDRGAPHVRYADEAFHIGPNPPGESYLRIDRLLDVARVAGAEGVHPGYGFLAENEGFAAACADAGLTFIGPSARAIERMGSKTAARQTAMAAGAPVVPGTHEPLSDTLPDDELARRAAEVGYPLLVKAVAGGGGKGMRGVERPDDLAAAVRAARSEAGSAFGESAVYFERRLVGPRHIEVQLLGDHHGTVIPFVERECSIQRRHQKVVEEAPSVAVTPDLRRRMAEAAASVARTVGYTNAGTIEFLVDGDGEFYFLEMNTRLQVEHPITEMVTGIDLVQWQIRIARGERLTIDPEAALTPRGHAIECRIYAEDPDNRFLPCPGRLLGLRVPAGPGIRDDSGVAEGFEVPIYYDSLISKLVAWGEDRPQAIARMRRALSEYEVRGIRTTIPFFQWILGTDDFHAGRFDTTSLDRELATRAGRPFVAAPEDSEEVALVATALHAYFSASQASSASAPTTGRGGSAWKQAGRRVGLR